Proteins found in one Elephas maximus indicus isolate mEleMax1 chromosome 11, mEleMax1 primary haplotype, whole genome shotgun sequence genomic segment:
- the LOC126086075 gene encoding tigger transposable element-derived protein 1-like: protein MARVGGMKTATPPAAPDLQVSGMAPLSRIGIRRSTKRDRKSITLHVKLEVLRRFEEGEKLTQIARALGLATSTVASIRVNKEKIQANSQAATPVSATQVTRCRSVVMGHMERLLSLWIEEQKRQNLPVTTLLIQDKARRLFAELQREQGEGAQAETFGASNGWFARFKARHNVLLTDEPAVADAQAAARYPAVLRGILEEGHYLPQQVFNVDETGLFWKRLPERTLLALEGAAGPGPKASKDHLTLLLGGNAAGDFKLKPLLVYPSENPRALKGCSKASLPVIWRSNRNDWLTPSIFQEWFTGCFCPAVENYCAQNGLPHRALLLLDVAPCHPAHLDGLSAHVRVEFLPKNTSTLIQPMNQGVIAAFKAHYLRRTLSQLVQETAGEDRPSVQEFWRSYTVMTAVDNIAEAWAELQPTTLNGAWRKLWPECVPDGIPEPDAVPQLRCSIVALASHVGLGDLAEADVACLLQAHGEPLHHSGPQYAEDGDTGYSGPHWEEGKGLASKRPEQELPEAREGAGAEEAGLGRLSPEHLAQALSHFATGLRVLVDNDPNRERSLRVSRGVHSALACLRELHRDRRRQARVALAAKESTGGLSSPQGGPTEDTQAAEATDPGGYAVAALQVLPVDSGFGSDLR from the coding sequence ATGGCTCGGGTAGGTGGAATGAAGACAGCCACCCCACCGGCAGCCCCCGACCTGCAGGTGTCGGGGATGGCTCCCCTCAGCAGGATCGGCATCCGCCGCAGCACCAAGCGAGACCGGAAGTCCATCACCCTGCATGTGAAGCTGGAGGTGCTGCGGAGGTTTGAGGAGGGTGAGAAGCTGACGCAGATCGCCAGGGCACTGGGGCTGGCCACCTCCACTGTGGCCTCCATCCGCGTCAACAAGGAGAAGATCCAGGCCAATTCACAGGCAGCCACGCCAGTCAGTGCCACTCAGGTGACACGCTGCCGGAGTGTGGTGATGGGCCACATGGAGCGCCTGCTAAGTCTGTGGATTGAGGAGCAGAAGCGACAGAACCTACCTGTCACCACGCTGCTCATCCAGGACAAGGCACGCCGGCTGTTTGCGGAGCTGCAGCGTGAGCAGGGCGAGGGTGCCCAGGCCGAGACCTTTGGGGCCAGCAATGGCTGGTTTGCCCGCTTCAAGGCACGCCACAACGTGCTACTGACGGATGAACCTGCTGTGGCTGATGCCCAGGCTGCTGCCCGCTACCCTGCAGTGCTGCGTGGCATCCTGGAGGAGGGCCATTACTTGCCGCAGCAGGTCTTCAATGTAGACGAGACAGGCCTGTTCTGGAAGCGGCTGCCTGAACGCACACTATTGGCATTGGAGGGGGCAGCCGGGCCAGGGCCCAAGGCATCCAAGGACCACCTGACCCTGCTCCTTGGTGGCAATGCAGCTGGCGACTTCAAGCTGAAGCCCCTGTTGGTGTACCCCTCAGAGAACCCACGCGCCCTCAAGGGCTGCTCTAAGGCCAGTCTGCCGGTCATCTGGCGCTCCAACCGCAATGACTGGCTGACGCCTAGCATCTTCCAGGAGTGGTTTACTGGCTGCTTCTGCCCGGCCGTTGAGAATTACTGTGCCCAGAATGGGCTCCCGCACCGTGCCTTACTGCTCCTGGACGTTGCACCCTGCCACCCCGCCCACCTGGATGGTCTCTCAGCCCATGTGCGTGTTGAGTTCCTGCCTAAGAACACCTCAACCCTGATCCAGCCCATGAACCAGGGTGTCATTGCTGCCTTCAAGGCGCATTATCTGCGTCGCACACTCAGCCAGCTGGTGCAGGAGACAGCTGGTGAGGACCGACCCTCTGTGCAGGAGTTCTGGCGCAGCTATACTGTCATGACCGCTGTGGACAATATTGCTGAGGCTTGGGCAGAGCTGCAGCCTACCACTCTGAATGGTGCCTGGAGGAAGCTGTGGCCTGAGTGTGTGCCTGACGGCATCCCTGAGCCCGATGCTGTGCCCCAGCTCCGCTGCAGCATTGTGGCACTAGCCAGCCACGTGGGCCTTGGGGACCTGGCTGAGGCTGATGTTGCCTGCCTGCTGCAAGCCCACGGGGAGCCCCTGCACCACAGCGGCCCCCAGTATGCAGAGGACGGGGATACTGGCTACTCTGGGCCACACTGGGAAGAAGGAAAAGGCTTGGCCTCCAAGAGACCAGAGCAGGAGCTCCCGGAGGCCAGGGAGGGTGCAGGGGCTGAGGAGGCTGGCTTGGGCAGGCTGAGCCCCGAGCACCTGGCCCAGGCTCTCTCCCACTTTGCCACTGGTCTGCGGGTCCTCGTAGACAATGACCCCAACCGGGAGCGCAGCCTACGGGTGTCTCGGGGTGTCCACAGCGCACTTGCCTGTCTCCGGGAGCTGCATCGAGACAGAAGGCGGCAGGCTCGGGTGGCTCTGGCAGCAAAGGAGTCGACTGGAGGACTCTCCTCACCTCAGGGGGGGCCCACGGAGGACACGCAGGCGGCTGAGGCCACAGACCCAGGAGGATATGCCGTGGCTGCCCTGCAAGTCCTTCCTGTGGATTCTGGGTTTGGGTCTGACCTCAGATGA